One Mustelus asterias chromosome 29, sMusAst1.hap1.1, whole genome shotgun sequence DNA segment encodes these proteins:
- the lingo1a gene encoding leucine-rich repeat and immunoglobulin-like domain-containing nogo receptor-interacting protein 1, which translates to MLPGEASMQSSGLICWQPILLLILGAVLSGHATGCPARCDCSAQERSVVCHRKRFITVPEGIPTETRLLDLSKNRIKTINQDEFVAYPLLEELELNENIISTVEPGAFSNLFNLRSLGLRSNRLKLIPLGVFTGLNNLTQLDISENKIVILLDYMFQDLYNLRSLEVGDNDLVYISHRAFSGLHSLEQLTLEKCNLTTVPTEALSHLHGLMVLRLRFLNINVIQNYSFKRLYRLKVLEISHWPFLDTMAANCLYGLNLTSLTITSCNLTSVPYVAIRHLVYLKFLNLSFNPIMTVQGHMMQELLRLQEIHLAGGQLLTIEPYAFRGLNHLRILNVSSNYLTTLEETVFHSVGNLETLILDNNPLACDCRLLWIFRRRWRLNFNRQQPVCTTPEIVQGKEFKDFPDVLLPNYFTCRRARIRDKKPQRIHVDEGHTVHFVCRAEGDPPPVIMWVSPRKHQISSKTNGRLTVFPDGTLEVRYAQLQDNGSYQCIAMNAGGNDSSTASLHVRGYSPDWGQQPNKTFAFITNQPNDSNANSTRASVPFPFDIKTLIIATTMGFISFLGVVLFCLVLLFLWSRGKGNTKHNIEIEYVPRKSDAGLGTADAPRKFNMKMI; encoded by the coding sequence atgctgcctggagagGCTAGTATGCAAAGCTCTGGCCTGATCTGCTGGCAGCCCATCCTGCTCCTGATATTGGGGGCGGTTTTATCAGGACACGCAACGGGCTGTCCAGCACGCTGTGACTGCTCAGCGCAGGAGAGGTCTGTGGTGTGCCATCGGAAACGTTTCATCACAGTCCCTGAGGGGATTCCCACCGAAACCAGGCTGCTGGACCTCAGCAAGAACCGGATAAAGACCATCAACCAGGATGAGTTTGTTGCTTACCCGCTGCTGGAGGAGTTGGAGCTGAATGAGAATATCATCTCCACGGTGGAGCCAGGAGCTTTCAGCAACCTCTTTAACCTGAGGTCATTGGGCTTGCGGAGTAACAGGCTGAAGCTCATACCTCTCGGGGTGTTCACTGGACTCAACAACCTGACCCAGCTGGACATCAGCGAGAACAAGATAGTCATCCTGCTGGACTACATGTTCCAGGACCTGTACAACCTCAGGTCCCTGGAAGTGGGGGACAATGACCTTGTCTACATCTCGCACCGAGCGTTCAGTGGACTGCACAGCCTGGAGCAGCTGACCCTAGAGAAATGCAACCTGACCACCGTCCCCACCGAAGCCCTGTCCCACTTGCATGGTCTCATGGTGCTGAGGCTCCGCTTCCTAAACATTAATGTGATTCAGAACTACTCCTTCAAGAGGCTGTATCGTCTCAAAGTCTTGGAGATCTCTCACTGGCCATTCCTGGACACCATGGCTGCCAACTGTCTCTATGGCTTGAATCTCACCTCCCTCACCATTACCAGCTGCAACCTGACATCCGTCCCTTACGTCGCAATCCGCCATTTGGTCTACCTGAAATTTCTCAACTTGTCCTTTAACCCCATTATGACAGTACAGGGGCACATGATGCAGGAGCTGCTCCGGTTGCAGGAGATCCACCTGGCCGGGGGGCAGCTCCTGACCATTGAACCGTACGCTTTCCGAGGCCTCAACCACCTCCGGATCCTCAACGTGTCCAGCAACTACCTGACCACCCTGGAGGAGACCGTCTTCCATTCGGTCGGCAACCTGGAGACGCTCATCCTGGACAACAACCCCCTGGCCTGTGACTGCAGACTGCTCTGGATCTTCCGCCGTCGCTGGCGCCTGAACTTTAACAGGCAGCAGCCTGTCTGCACCACCCCCGAGATCGTCCAGGGCAAAGAGTTCAAGGATTTCCCCGACGTTTTGCTCCCCAACTACTTCACCTGCCGCAGGGCCAGGATCCGGGACAAGAAACCCCAGAGGATCCACGTGGACGAGGGCCACACCGTCCACTTTGTCTGCAGAGCCGAGGGTGACCCGCCTCCCGTCATCATGTGGGTGTCCCCCAGGAAACACCAGATCTCCAGCAAGACGAACGGAAGGCTCACCGTGTTCCCAGACGGCACGCTGGAGGTGCGTTATGCTCAGCTGCAGGATAATGGCAGCTACCAGTGCATTGCCATGAATGCTGGAGGCAATGATTCCtccactgccagtctgcatgTCAGAGGGTACTCCCCAGACTGGGGGCAGCAGCCCAACAAGACCTTTGCTTTTATTACCAACCAGCCCAATgacagcaatgccaacagcacacGTGCCTCTGTGCCTTTTCCATTTGATATTAAAACACTTATCATAGCCACCACCATGGGATTTATTTCCTTTCTGGGGGTAGTGCTCTTTTGCCTGGTACTGctgtttctctggagcagaggcaaGGGGAACACGAAACACAACATCGAAATCGAGTATGTACCTAGGAAATCAGATGCAGGTTTAGGGACTGCAGACGCCCCCCGCAAGTTCAACATGAAAATGATCTGA